The following proteins are co-located in the Halococcus salsus genome:
- a CDS encoding hydantoinase/oxoprolinase family protein, which translates to MRGKTTVGVDVGGTFTDVVLLRGSDLVTAKVPSTGDQSVGVMDGIEKACERAAVDPGEIDDFAHAMTVSVNALLEGNGARTALVTTEGFRDVLEIGRQNRPSLYDLDAEKPAPLVPRRRRFTVDERATTNGIERAVDPDAVREVARRIDGTDAEAVAVCLLHAYAHPDNEAAVADVLETELDLPVSTSHEVLAEFREYERTSTTVADAYVTPAIDAYIGRLVDRAASAGVPEPTVMQANGGITDAATVREQAVRTCLSGPAAGVVGARASVGSAADRDHAGLVTFDMGGTSSDVSLVRDGEVERTTDAVIGGHPINTPMVDVTTVGAGGGSVGWVDAGGALRVGPESAGADPGPVCYGQGGTEPTVTDANVVLGFIGSSTSLGGELSIDVGAARDALADLADDADLEGPLDAARGIYRVANATMTRAIRAVTLERGHDPRNFGLVTFGGAGPMHAAALADRLDISTVVVPRACGVLSAFGLLAADEKHDAVRTHRESLSTVDASDVDAAYEELETTVREDCSDPESAVLTRRADLRYAGQSFELTVAADRPFDPEAVARRFHESHETTYGYRMDEAVDLVNLRVEAAVERADPDVAYDAPGDALVDEREAHFADGATRTRIYDRERLPPGETVAGPAVLEQDESTVVVPPNWEATVDPDGTAVLTEGSK; encoded by the coding sequence GTGCGTGGGAAGACCACCGTCGGCGTCGACGTCGGCGGCACGTTCACCGACGTCGTCCTTCTTCGAGGGTCGGACCTCGTCACCGCGAAGGTCCCGAGCACCGGGGATCAAAGCGTCGGCGTGATGGACGGTATCGAGAAGGCCTGCGAACGGGCGGCCGTCGACCCCGGCGAAATCGACGACTTCGCCCACGCGATGACGGTCTCGGTCAACGCGCTGCTCGAAGGGAACGGCGCGCGGACGGCGCTCGTGACGACCGAGGGCTTTCGCGACGTGCTCGAGATCGGTCGGCAGAACCGACCCTCGCTCTACGACCTCGACGCCGAGAAGCCCGCCCCGCTGGTGCCCCGCCGCCGACGGTTCACGGTCGACGAACGCGCGACGACGAACGGGATCGAACGGGCGGTCGACCCGGACGCCGTCCGCGAGGTCGCCCGTCGGATCGACGGGACCGACGCGGAGGCGGTCGCGGTCTGTCTCCTCCACGCCTACGCCCACCCCGACAACGAGGCCGCCGTCGCCGACGTGCTCGAAACCGAACTCGATCTCCCCGTTTCGACCTCCCACGAGGTGCTCGCGGAGTTCCGCGAGTACGAACGGACGTCGACGACGGTCGCCGACGCCTACGTCACGCCCGCCATCGACGCCTACATCGGCCGGCTGGTCGATCGCGCGGCGAGCGCGGGCGTGCCGGAACCGACCGTGATGCAGGCCAACGGCGGCATCACCGACGCGGCGACGGTCAGGGAGCAGGCGGTCAGAACGTGTCTCTCCGGCCCCGCCGCCGGGGTCGTCGGTGCACGCGCCAGCGTCGGCAGTGCGGCCGACCGCGACCACGCCGGCCTCGTCACCTTCGACATGGGCGGCACGTCGAGCGACGTGAGCCTCGTCCGCGACGGCGAGGTCGAGCGCACGACCGACGCGGTCATCGGCGGCCATCCCATCAACACCCCGATGGTCGACGTCACCACCGTCGGCGCGGGCGGCGGGAGCGTCGGCTGGGTCGACGCCGGCGGCGCGCTCCGGGTCGGCCCCGAGTCGGCCGGTGCGGACCCCGGGCCCGTCTGCTACGGGCAGGGCGGAACCGAGCCCACCGTGACGGACGCGAACGTCGTCCTCGGCTTCATCGGGTCGAGCACGAGCCTCGGCGGCGAGCTCTCGATCGACGTCGGGGCCGCCCGCGACGCGCTCGCCGACCTCGCCGACGACGCGGACTTGGAGGGCCCGCTCGACGCCGCCCGCGGGATCTACCGCGTCGCCAACGCGACCATGACCCGGGCCATCCGCGCGGTCACGCTCGAACGCGGTCACGACCCCCGAAACTTCGGTCTCGTCACCTTCGGCGGCGCGGGCCCGATGCACGCCGCGGCGCTCGCCGACCGCCTCGACATCTCGACGGTCGTCGTCCCGCGGGCCTGCGGCGTGCTCTCGGCGTTCGGCCTGCTCGCCGCCGACGAGAAACACGACGCCGTCCGCACCCACCGCGAGTCGCTGTCGACGGTCGACGCTTCCGACGTGGACGCGGCCTACGAGGAACTCGAAACCACCGTGCGCGAGGACTGCAGCGACCCCGAATCGGCCGTCCTCACCCGTCGTGCCGACCTCCGGTACGCCGGCCAGAGCTTCGAACTCACCGTCGCCGCCGACCGGCCGTTCGACCCCGAGGCGGTCGCCCGGCGGTTTCACGAGAGCCACGAGACGACCTACGGCTACCGGATGGACGAGGCCGTGGATCTGGTCAACCTCCGGGTCGAGGCGGCCGTCGAACGCGCCGACCCGGACGTCGCCTACGACGCGCCCGGCGATGCGCTGGTCGACGAACGCGAGGCTCACTTCGCCGACGGTGCCACGCGGACGCGGATCTACGACCGCGAACGCCTGCCGCCGGGCGAGACGGTGGCGGGGCCCGCCGTGCTCGAACAGGACGAGAGCACGGTCGTCGTGCCGCCGAACTGGGAGGCGACCGTCGACCCCGACGGCACCGCGGTGCTCACGGAGGGTTCGAAATGA
- a CDS encoding DUF5830 family protein — protein sequence MSDETVELGVELLANLEDGQLDLATALDRLETVTSEPRTTRTILDEAEKRGVIDREDGILRVRSGEYVSFGSDVVVREGEFTCRRCGASLSTGHFIRFDNGELGPFGSSCIEKVTGRR from the coding sequence GTGAGCGACGAGACGGTCGAACTCGGTGTCGAGCTCCTCGCGAACCTCGAGGACGGACAGCTCGACCTCGCGACGGCACTCGACCGGCTCGAAACCGTGACCAGCGAGCCCCGAACCACCCGCACGATCCTCGACGAGGCCGAAAAGCGTGGCGTCATCGACCGCGAGGACGGGATCCTCCGGGTTCGCTCGGGCGAGTACGTCAGCTTCGGGAGCGACGTCGTGGTTCGGGAGGGCGAGTTCACCTGCCGGCGATGCGGCGCGTCGCTCTCGACGGGTCACTTCATCCGGTTCGACAACGGCGAGCTCGGTCCCTTCGGGTCGTCGTGTATCGAGAAAGTCACCGGTCGTCGCTGA
- the prs gene encoding ribose-phosphate diphosphokinase → MIVSASTSQSLASALAAETGEPLATTTVERFPDGEFQVSVPEFDAERAVVVCATTTADAHLEALQLQDAVREAGATEVVTVIPYLGYARQDKAFEPGQPVSVRAIARALSTGTDRVVTVTPHEDSVREFFDVPCTTVDAAGVLADPLPDLRNPVFIAPDAGATDLAATVQDAYGEGAVDHFEKTRHSSTEVELEPHESAVADRDVVLVDDIIATGSTMAGAVAHLQEGGVGRVFVTCVHPVLAGTARLRLARAGVEAVYGTDTVERAETTVSVAPAVADALDG, encoded by the coding sequence ATGATCGTCAGCGCCTCCACCTCACAGTCACTCGCGAGTGCGCTCGCCGCCGAGACGGGCGAGCCGCTCGCGACGACCACCGTCGAGCGCTTCCCCGACGGCGAGTTCCAGGTCTCGGTCCCCGAGTTCGACGCCGAACGCGCCGTCGTGGTCTGTGCCACCACGACGGCCGACGCCCACCTCGAAGCGCTCCAGCTCCAGGACGCGGTTCGCGAGGCGGGCGCGACGGAGGTCGTCACCGTGATCCCCTATCTCGGTTACGCCCGCCAGGACAAGGCGTTCGAACCCGGCCAGCCGGTCTCCGTCCGAGCCATCGCACGGGCACTGAGCACCGGCACCGACCGGGTCGTCACCGTCACTCCCCACGAGGACTCCGTCCGCGAGTTCTTCGACGTTCCCTGCACGACCGTCGACGCCGCCGGCGTCCTCGCCGACCCGCTCCCCGACCTCCGCAACCCGGTCTTCATCGCGCCCGACGCGGGCGCGACCGACCTCGCCGCCACCGTGCAGGACGCCTACGGCGAGGGCGCGGTCGACCACTTCGAGAAGACCCGCCACAGCAGCACGGAGGTCGAACTCGAACCGCACGAGTCGGCGGTCGCCGACCGCGACGTGGTGCTCGTCGACGACATCATCGCCACCGGGTCGACGATGGCCGGCGCGGTCGCCCACCTCCAGGAGGGCGGTGTCGGCCGGGTGTTCGTGACCTGCGTGCACCCCGTGCTCGCGGGCACCGCACGGCTCCGGCTCGCACGCGCGGGCGTCGAGGCCGTCTACGGTACCGACACCGTCGAACGCGCCGAGACGACCGTCAGCGTCGCGCCCGCCGTCGCCGACGCGCTCGACGGCTGA
- a CDS encoding hydantoinase B/oxoprolinase family protein, protein MSSDSPETDIDAVTLEILRNQFESVAEEMGQVLITGSYSPNIKERQDCSTALFDADGRMVAQAEHIPVHLGAMPEAVDAVRDRDPQPGDVFVLNDPFDGGTHLPDVTLVSPLAPNGEVLGYAVSRAHHADVGGMTPGSMPAGAREIYQEGLRLPPVRLVVGAAGSNDSEPGRERGAVNEDVMSLLLANVRTPDERRADLRAQIAANDRAEERLGDLLDDHGDLVLDAFDAVIDYSRARIETEIESLPDGTYTASDVLEGDGVLEHRSGIDPADVSIPIEATVTVDGDGLTVDFAGTAEQVPGNLNAPVAVAKSAAYFVVRCVTDPEIPPNQGCYDPVTVEIPEGSLLDPKLPAAVVGGNVETSQRVTDVVLAAFAEAVPDRVPAASQGTMNNLIVGSRSGSFTYYETIAGGFGARPGKDGMDGVQVGMTNTLNTPVEALEAAYPLRVERYGFRPDSGGDGRFRGGLGLERSLTVETDATVSLLTERRRVPPAGLAGGESGALGRNLIDGETVAAKTSVDVDAGTTVTLLTPGGGGHGDPVDRDPTARERDRADGKVSE, encoded by the coding sequence ATGAGTTCCGATTCCCCTGAGACCGACATCGACGCGGTCACCCTCGAGATCCTCCGCAACCAGTTCGAGAGCGTCGCCGAGGAGATGGGGCAGGTATTGATCACGGGGTCCTATTCCCCCAACATCAAGGAGCGCCAGGACTGCTCGACCGCGCTCTTCGACGCCGACGGCCGGATGGTCGCCCAGGCCGAACACATCCCCGTGCACCTCGGCGCGATGCCCGAGGCCGTCGACGCGGTCCGCGACCGCGACCCCCAGCCCGGCGACGTCTTCGTCCTCAACGACCCCTTCGACGGCGGCACCCACCTACCCGACGTCACGCTCGTCTCGCCGCTCGCGCCGAACGGCGAGGTCCTCGGCTACGCCGTCTCGCGCGCCCACCACGCCGACGTCGGCGGGATGACGCCGGGCAGCATGCCCGCTGGCGCGCGCGAGATCTACCAGGAAGGGCTCCGTCTGCCGCCGGTTCGGCTCGTCGTCGGCGCGGCGGGCTCGAACGACTCCGAACCGGGTCGCGAGCGCGGGGCGGTGAACGAGGACGTGATGTCACTCTTACTCGCCAACGTCCGTACGCCGGACGAGCGCCGTGCGGACCTCAGAGCCCAGATCGCGGCCAACGACCGGGCGGAGGAACGGCTCGGCGACCTCCTCGACGACCACGGCGACCTCGTGCTCGACGCCTTCGACGCGGTCATCGACTACTCGCGCGCCCGGATCGAGACCGAGATCGAGTCGCTGCCCGATGGTACTTACACCGCGAGCGACGTGCTGGAGGGCGACGGCGTTCTCGAACATCGATCGGGTATCGACCCGGCGGACGTCTCGATCCCCATCGAGGCGACCGTCACCGTCGACGGGGACGGTTTGACCGTCGACTTCGCGGGGACCGCCGAGCAGGTCCCCGGAAACCTCAACGCGCCGGTCGCGGTCGCGAAGAGCGCCGCCTACTTCGTCGTGCGCTGTGTCACCGACCCCGAGATCCCGCCGAACCAGGGCTGTTACGACCCGGTGACGGTCGAGATCCCCGAGGGGTCGCTGCTCGACCCGAAGCTCCCGGCGGCGGTCGTCGGCGGCAACGTCGAGACCAGCCAGCGGGTTACCGACGTCGTGCTCGCGGCGTTCGCCGAGGCGGTGCCCGACCGGGTGCCCGCCGCGAGCCAGGGCACGATGAACAACCTCATCGTCGGGAGCCGGAGCGGCTCGTTCACCTACTACGAGACGATCGCCGGTGGCTTCGGCGCACGACCCGGCAAGGACGGGATGGACGGCGTCCAGGTCGGGATGACGAACACGCTCAACACCCCCGTCGAAGCGCTCGAAGCCGCCTACCCGCTCCGCGTGGAGCGCTACGGCTTCCGTCCGGACAGCGGCGGGGACGGGCGATTCCGGGGTGGTCTCGGCCTCGAGCGTTCCCTCACGGTTGAGACGGACGCGACGGTCTCGCTGTTGACCGAACGCCGCCGAGTTCCGCCCGCTGGCCTCGCCGGCGGCGAGTCCGGCGCGCTCGGTCGCAATCTCATCGACGGGGAGACCGTCGCGGCGAAGACCTCCGTCGACGTCGACGCCGGCACGACCGTCACCCTGCTCACGCCCGGCGGCGGCGGTCACGGCGACCCCGTGGACCGCGACCCCACGGCCCGCGAGCGCGACCGCGCCGACGGGAAGGTGAGCGAGTGA
- a CDS encoding aspartate/glutamate racemase family protein, with protein MTPPDPTADGDRLRLGVVVPSSNTTVEPEFAVWTPAATSIHAARMGLVDVTVEALDAMAADAVAAAERLAHAEVDAVAYACTTGSLLHGHGFDAELEADLAEVTDAPAVATALSVQRLLDALDATRIAVATPYVAELNDREREYLTDAGYDVVALDGRGIERNTDIGRLTPRDALEQATALLDAVEGSPGAVDALFVSCTNYPTLAAVDELTEVPTVTSNLATLWDLCRVSGLDAGFLPGDLPEPTESVE; from the coding sequence GTGACCCCTCCCGACCCGACCGCCGACGGCGACCGATTACGACTCGGGGTCGTCGTCCCCTCCTCGAATACAACCGTGGAACCCGAGTTCGCCGTGTGGACGCCGGCCGCGACGTCGATTCACGCCGCGCGGATGGGGCTCGTGGACGTGACGGTCGAGGCGCTCGACGCGATGGCGGCCGACGCCGTCGCGGCTGCGGAGCGGCTCGCCCACGCCGAGGTCGACGCGGTCGCCTACGCCTGCACCACCGGGAGCCTCCTCCACGGCCACGGCTTCGACGCGGAACTCGAAGCCGACCTCGCCGAGGTCACCGACGCGCCCGCCGTGGCGACGGCGCTGTCGGTCCAGCGGCTGCTCGACGCGCTGGATGCGACCCGGATCGCCGTGGCGACGCCCTACGTCGCCGAACTGAACGACCGCGAGCGTGAGTACCTCACCGACGCCGGCTACGACGTGGTGGCGCTCGACGGACGCGGGATCGAGCGCAACACCGACATCGGGCGTCTCACGCCGCGGGACGCGCTCGAACAGGCGACTGCGCTGCTCGATGCCGTTGAGGGATCGCCTGGGGCGGTCGACGCGCTGTTCGTCTCCTGTACGAACTACCCGACGCTCGCGGCGGTCGACGAGCTCACCGAGGTGCCGACGGTGACGAGCAACCTCGCGACGCTCTGGGACCTCTGTCGGGTCTCGGGACTCGACGCGGGGTTCCTGCCGGGCGACCTCCCGGAGCCCACCGAATCCGTCGAGTGA
- a CDS encoding digeranylgeranylglycerophospholipid reductase has protein sequence MTDRFDVVVAGAGPAGAQCARDLALRNYDVLVLETEAEDGFPAQSNKSTGGTFPSMMASFGIPDEAVMHYTENVVLESATDDFTLQQPGAVLDFPNFKRFLVRDGREQGATYRFDSRVSKPLMDDGEVVGVRYDGDEEVYADIVVDATGPAAPLAKQLGVSELERKYQAIGIEWEMEGVEMDHPGYADLSDAMMLRLDHDIAPGGYSWIFHTGEDTAKVGICYIQNEKYHPQSASTRIDDYFEHWLADDPRFANAERIEGKQHRGSAHIQPPAKLCTDNFMAVGDTVPSIDPLWGEGIHKGMKSGRAAAVTADRCLTGVKDTSADEIGVYADLWHRDVAPKVKLRLFMTHLLYHAPTERYDRLIHDLHQLSADTLAAANGGKLLAMAKLLHREDASLLWEFARENRNLVAGALDHKLPFSRS, from the coding sequence ATGACGGATCGATTCGACGTCGTTGTCGCCGGCGCTGGTCCCGCCGGCGCGCAGTGTGCGCGCGATCTCGCTCTGCGAAACTATGACGTTCTCGTTCTCGAAACCGAAGCCGAAGACGGGTTCCCGGCCCAGAGCAACAAATCGACCGGCGGCACGTTCCCGTCGATGATGGCTTCGTTCGGGATCCCGGACGAAGCCGTGATGCACTACACCGAGAACGTGGTCTTGGAGTCGGCGACCGACGACTTCACGCTCCAACAGCCCGGTGCGGTGCTCGACTTCCCGAACTTCAAGCGATTCCTGGTTCGCGACGGCCGCGAGCAGGGCGCGACCTACCGCTTCGATTCCCGCGTCTCGAAACCCCTGATGGACGACGGCGAGGTCGTCGGGGTTCGGTACGACGGCGACGAGGAGGTCTACGCCGACATCGTGGTGGACGCGACCGGTCCCGCCGCCCCGCTCGCCAAACAGCTCGGCGTGAGCGAGCTCGAACGGAAGTACCAGGCGATCGGGATCGAGTGGGAGATGGAGGGCGTCGAGATGGACCACCCCGGCTACGCCGACCTCAGCGACGCGATGATGCTCCGGCTCGACCACGACATCGCTCCCGGCGGCTACTCGTGGATCTTCCACACCGGCGAGGACACCGCGAAGGTCGGCATCTGCTACATCCAGAACGAGAAGTACCACCCCCAGTCGGCGTCGACCCGCATCGACGACTACTTCGAACACTGGCTGGCCGACGACCCGCGGTTCGCGAACGCAGAACGCATTGAGGGCAAACAACACCGCGGCTCCGCCCACATCCAGCCGCCGGCCAAGCTCTGTACGGACAACTTCATGGCCGTCGGCGACACCGTCCCCTCGATCGACCCGCTCTGGGGGGAGGGGATCCACAAGGGGATGAAATCCGGACGGGCGGCGGCGGTCACCGCCGACCGGTGTCTCACAGGGGTCAAGGACACCTCGGCCGACGAGATCGGGGTCTACGCCGACCTCTGGCACCGCGACGTCGCGCCCAAGGTCAAGCTCCGTCTCTTCATGACCCACCTCCTCTACCACGCCCCGACCGAGCGCTACGACCGGCTGATCCACGACCTCCACCAGCTCAGCGCCGACACCCTCGCGGCCGCGAACGGCGGGAAGCTCCTCGCGATGGCGAAGCTCCTCCATCGGGAGGACGCCTCCCTCCTCTGGGAGTTCGCCCGCGAGAACCGCAACCTCGTCGCCGGCGCGCTCGACCACAAGCTCCCGTTCTCGCGTTCCTGA
- a CDS encoding Nramp family divalent metal transporter codes for MTLVERIRSVGPGAMVAAAFIGPGTVTTASVTGAAYGYALIWTIVFSVIATIVLQEMSARLGLVSREGLGEALRNRFDSPALRYASVALVVSAIGIGTAAYETGNILGGAAGLETVTGVSASVWGPLMGLVAAALLWTGSYELIERALVGLVAIMGVSFLIDAILIGPDLGALAAGFVPSVPPGSAFLITGLIGTTVVSYNLFLHASSVQERWNGPEDLSECRTDTVLSIVVGGLITLSILVTAAAVFPVGTEISDVGRMAEQLEPVAGTYAQVFFSIGLFAAGFTSATTAPLAGAYATAGALGWEGDLKSTRFRAVWVAILAVGVVFSALDYSPVEAILFAQVANGILLPIIALFLILVMNDRDTLGDYVNSTVQNALGAVVTLVVVWLGVRSLLSIVGVV; via the coding sequence ATGACGTTGGTCGAGCGGATCCGCTCGGTCGGACCGGGCGCGATGGTCGCGGCGGCCTTCATCGGTCCTGGCACTGTCACGACCGCGAGCGTGACGGGCGCGGCCTACGGCTACGCGCTGATCTGGACCATCGTCTTCTCCGTGATCGCCACCATCGTGCTCCAGGAGATGAGCGCCCGGCTGGGGCTGGTCTCGCGCGAGGGGCTCGGCGAGGCGCTCCGCAACCGCTTCGACTCGCCGGCGCTGCGCTACGCGAGCGTCGCGCTCGTCGTCAGCGCCATCGGCATCGGCACCGCGGCCTACGAGACGGGCAACATCCTCGGCGGCGCGGCGGGGCTCGAAACCGTGACCGGCGTGAGTGCGTCGGTGTGGGGTCCGCTCATGGGTCTGGTCGCCGCCGCGTTGCTCTGGACCGGGAGCTACGAACTCATCGAGCGCGCGCTCGTCGGGCTCGTGGCGATAATGGGCGTCTCCTTCCTCATCGACGCGATCCTCATCGGGCCGGACCTCGGTGCGCTCGCGGCGGGCTTCGTGCCGTCGGTGCCGCCGGGTTCGGCCTTCCTGATCACCGGCCTCATCGGGACGACCGTCGTGAGCTACAACCTCTTCCTCCACGCCAGCAGCGTCCAGGAGCGCTGGAACGGCCCGGAGGACCTCTCGGAATGCCGCACCGATACGGTCCTCTCGATCGTCGTCGGCGGGCTGATCACGCTCTCGATCCTCGTGACCGCCGCGGCGGTGTTCCCCGTCGGGACCGAGATCTCCGACGTCGGCCGGATGGCCGAACAGCTCGAACCCGTCGCGGGCACCTACGCGCAGGTGTTCTTCAGTATCGGCCTCTTCGCCGCCGGGTTCACCAGCGCGACGACCGCCCCGCTGGCCGGCGCGTACGCCACCGCCGGCGCGCTCGGCTGGGAGGGCGACCTCAAGTCCACGCGGTTCCGGGCGGTCTGGGTCGCGATCCTCGCCGTCGGCGTCGTCTTCTCGGCGCTGGATTACAGCCCCGTCGAGGCCATCCTCTTCGCCCAGGTCGCGAACGGTATCCTCCTGCCTATCATCGCGCTCTTCCTCATCCTGGTGATGAACGACCGCGACACGTTGGGCGACTACGTCAATTCGACCGTGCAGAACGCCCTCGGGGCCGTCGTGACGCTCGTCGTCGTCTGGCTCGGGGTCCGCAGCCTGCTCTCGATCGTGGGGGTGGTCTGA
- a CDS encoding HVO_0234 family beta-propeller protein: MSTIDEKRVHAANTDPLTLFVATDVGLVRVAVAGERVGEIGLLDRRPAHDVATADETIAVATDEDVLFGEDLDETGFGPATAVGFSNDLVAAAPDGTVARRTDDEWLDCGQLEDVRAIDDDLLATPDGVYRLADDELEYAGLDDVHDVAGGTPRAATADGLFRLGNGWLDELDGRFGMVASGPSGVAHAATETAFYAFDGEWTRVEAVERRVVDVARGVYAVCADGTLLTATDDGWREHPLGTPGAHAVVARPDRKPV, encoded by the coding sequence ATGAGCACCATCGACGAGAAGCGCGTCCACGCCGCGAACACGGACCCGCTGACGCTGTTCGTCGCCACCGACGTCGGCCTCGTACGCGTTGCCGTCGCGGGCGAGCGCGTCGGCGAGATCGGGCTCCTCGACCGCCGACCCGCCCACGACGTGGCGACGGCCGACGAGACCATCGCCGTGGCGACCGACGAGGACGTCCTGTTCGGCGAGGACCTCGACGAGACCGGCTTCGGCCCCGCGACGGCCGTCGGGTTCTCGAACGACCTCGTCGCAGCCGCCCCCGACGGCACCGTCGCGCGACGAACCGACGACGAGTGGCTCGACTGCGGCCAGCTCGAAGACGTCAGAGCCATCGACGACGACCTGCTCGCCACGCCGGACGGCGTCTATCGCCTCGCCGACGACGAACTCGAATACGCGGGGCTCGACGACGTTCACGACGTCGCGGGAGGCACGCCACGCGCCGCGACCGCCGATGGACTGTTCCGCCTCGGAAACGGCTGGCTCGACGAACTCGACGGCCGCTTCGGGATGGTCGCCAGTGGCCCGTCCGGAGTCGCACACGCCGCCACCGAGACGGCGTTCTACGCCTTCGACGGCGAGTGGACCCGTGTCGAGGCGGTCGAACGGCGGGTCGTCGACGTCGCTCGCGGGGTTTACGCGGTCTGTGCCGACGGAACCCTCCTGACCGCCACCGACGACGGCTGGCGCGAACACCCGCTCGGCACGCCCGGCGCGCACGCGGTGGTCGCGCGCCCGGACCGAAAACCCGTTTAG
- a CDS encoding DUF7115 domain-containing protein, whose protein sequence is MDVPGIVRERLGDERRMTSVNIGGEDRVYVTPPRTLVYHASGLFSRESIDEYSHDARRFDVSANRREATFAFEYDDGVEAFSIPRERIETVLPPVLAGVLRTTGHIDDEESVEESYRFGERTVVVTEAQVLTSVGEAVWDHDHDSYAYEDVTDLAFDDGDLVVVIDGRSRRIELDDDSGREAYGTVEAALLAYHGVGSVDKIGRRPPERSSVDESQATGGVSPAGSRDFDSSADAAPTDTAPPTEPAESGPEPLSGRADEPAESAGPTEPTEPTDTTDRPSEDVDRPAEAADRDGEPDDRSEPTASANDTDSGIVSSSPPSSPAPGGPTTDPLIPDAPDTGTSRPEAGDDPASAEETPPAADPTAETESTVGSEPTAGTDRATDIGSTTDVDPETSADPAVDTGRGGSDSTGDAPDIGAELDALRERVDRQSQLLERNRELLERLVETRESKRVSDDR, encoded by the coding sequence ATGGACGTCCCGGGTATCGTCCGCGAGCGCCTCGGGGACGAGCGGCGGATGACAAGCGTGAACATCGGTGGCGAGGACCGGGTCTACGTCACGCCGCCGCGGACGCTCGTCTACCACGCCTCCGGGCTCTTCAGTCGCGAGTCGATCGACGAGTACTCCCACGACGCACGACGGTTCGACGTCTCGGCCAACCGCCGCGAGGCCACGTTCGCGTTCGAGTACGACGACGGGGTCGAGGCGTTCTCGATCCCGCGCGAGCGCATCGAGACCGTACTCCCGCCGGTGCTCGCCGGCGTGCTCCGGACCACCGGCCACATCGACGACGAGGAGTCGGTCGAGGAGAGCTATCGCTTCGGCGAGCGGACGGTCGTCGTCACCGAGGCGCAGGTGCTGACCTCGGTCGGCGAGGCGGTCTGGGACCACGACCACGACAGCTATGCCTACGAGGACGTCACCGACCTCGCGTTCGACGACGGCGACCTCGTCGTCGTGATCGACGGCCGGTCGCGCCGGATCGAGCTCGACGACGACAGCGGGCGCGAGGCCTACGGGACGGTCGAGGCCGCGCTTCTCGCCTATCACGGCGTCGGGAGCGTCGACAAGATCGGTCGTCGACCGCCCGAACGCTCGTCGGTCGACGAGTCACAGGCCACGGGCGGCGTTTCGCCCGCCGGGAGCCGAGACTTCGATTCGTCGGCCGATGCCGCGCCAACCGACACCGCCCCGCCGACCGAACCGGCCGAATCAGGTCCGGAGCCGCTCTCCGGACGGGCCGACGAACCGGCCGAATCCGCCGGGCCGACCGAGCCGACCGAACCAACCGATACAACCGATAGGCCGTCCGAGGACGTGGATCGACCGGCGGAAGCGGCCGACCGAGACGGTGAACCGGACGACCGGAGCGAGCCGACCGCGTCGGCGAACGACACCGACTCGGGTATCGTCTCCTCCTCACCACCGAGCTCGCCCGCACCGGGCGGCCCGACCACCGACCCGCTGATCCCGGACGCACCCGACACCGGCACGTCACGGCCCGAGGCGGGTGACGACCCGGCGAGCGCCGAGGAGACCCCGCCGGCCGCCGACCCCACAGCGGAGACCGAGTCCACAGTGGGTAGCGAGCCCACGGCGGGTACCGACCGGGCGACGGACATCGGCTCGACGACGGATGTCGACCCCGAAACGAGCGCCGACCCCGCAGTCGATACCGGACGAGGCGGGAGCGACAGCACCGGCGATGCGCCCGACATCGGGGCCGAGCTCGACGCGCTGCGCGAACGCGTCGACCGCCAGAGTCAGCTCCTCGAACGGAACCGGGAGCTCCTCGAACGCCTCGTCGAGACCCGGGAATCGAAGCGCGTCAGCGACGACCGGTGA